Proteins encoded together in one Deinococcus aerophilus window:
- the aroB gene encoding 3-dehydroquinate synthase → MRQIEVGGPPPYTVTVGPGLLRGLQVPQRHIALIHPADLPAAFVERAQAALSPTETIAVPARDDCKTLEVLSGVLSRLAAANIPRDGAVVGLGGGAATDLAGFAAASYLRGVAFYTAPTTLLGMVDAAVGGKTGVNLPEGKNLVGAFWPPQAVWCDTDTLATLPDAVFREGAAEAYKHGLIADPSLLPRVLSPEFRPGGTNLEDTLADAIAVKAGVVTRDPTERGERAFLNFGHTLAHALEAVTHHAVPHGEAVGYGLHYAALLSRALGGADLTPHTHAFLRWQRPAPLPPLTFEQVMPYMARDKKADADGVRFVLLHDLARPYLARVPEAVLRAEFGRWQADVQGSASLGGPG, encoded by the coding sequence GTGCGGCAGATTGAAGTTGGTGGCCCGCCGCCCTATACGGTCACGGTGGGGCCGGGGCTGCTGCGCGGCCTGCAGGTGCCCCAGCGCCACATCGCCCTGATTCATCCGGCCGACCTGCCCGCCGCCTTCGTGGAGCGCGCCCAGGCCGCCCTCTCCCCCACCGAGACCATCGCCGTGCCCGCCCGGGATGACTGCAAGACGCTGGAGGTGCTGAGCGGCGTGCTGTCGCGACTGGCCGCCGCGAACATTCCGCGTGACGGCGCGGTGGTGGGACTGGGCGGCGGCGCGGCGACCGATCTGGCCGGTTTTGCGGCGGCGAGTTACCTGCGCGGGGTGGCGTTCTACACCGCCCCCACCACCCTGCTGGGTATGGTGGACGCGGCGGTGGGCGGCAAGACCGGCGTGAACCTGCCCGAGGGCAAGAATCTGGTCGGAGCGTTCTGGCCCCCGCAGGCGGTGTGGTGCGACACCGACACGCTGGCCACACTGCCGGATGCGGTCTTCCGCGAGGGTGCGGCCGAGGCATACAAGCATGGCCTGATCGCCGATCCCAGCCTGCTGCCGCGGGTCCTCTCACCAGAATTCCGCCCCGGCGGCACGAATCTGGAAGACACCCTGGCCGACGCCATTGCCGTCAAGGCCGGCGTGGTGACCCGTGACCCCACGGAGCGCGGCGAACGTGCCTTTCTGAACTTCGGCCACACGCTGGCACACGCGCTGGAAGCGGTGACCCATCATGCGGTTCCACACGGCGAGGCGGTGGGGTACGGCCTGCATTACGCGGCCCTCCTGTCCCGCGCCCTGGGTGGAGCCGACCTGACGCCCCACACCCATGCATTCCTGCGCTGGCAGCGGCCCGCGCCCCTGCCCCCACTGACCTTCGAGCAGGTCATGCCCTACATGGCCCGCGACAAGAAGGCCGACGCCGACGGCGTGCGCTTTGTGCTGCTGCACGACCTGGCCCGTCCGTATCTGGCACGGGTGCCCGAGGCCGTCCTGCGGGCGGAGTTCGGCCGCTGGCAGGCTGATGTTCAGGGGTCAGCTTCGCTGGGTGGCCCGGGCTAG
- a CDS encoding shikimate kinase, with protein sequence MFSSGLIERPVDWVALAGFMGTGKSRVGWELSRALALHFVDTDKLITRVVGKSIPEVFAQEGESYFRACEAEVVRRVSRLEHAVISLGGGTFIHEDNRRALLERGPVVVLWATPETVYQRTKHSDRPLLRVEDPLGRIRSLMDEREGVYRQGTIHVHSDGRPSEEIVEEIIERLWAWSDAYHAWTERPEAEAVSDRAAD encoded by the coding sequence ATGTTCAGTTCGGGCCTGATCGAACGCCCAGTCGACTGGGTGGCTCTGGCAGGCTTCATGGGAACCGGAAAAAGCCGTGTGGGTTGGGAACTTTCCCGTGCGCTGGCGCTGCATTTCGTGGACACCGACAAGCTGATTACCAGGGTGGTGGGCAAGAGCATTCCCGAGGTGTTCGCACAGGAGGGCGAGAGCTACTTCCGCGCCTGCGAGGCCGAGGTCGTGCGCCGGGTGTCGCGGCTGGAACACGCGGTCATCAGTCTGGGGGGGGGCACCTTCATTCATGAGGACAACCGCCGCGCCCTGCTGGAACGCGGCCCGGTCGTCGTGCTGTGGGCCACGCCCGAGACCGTCTATCAGCGCACCAAGCACAGCGACCGTCCGCTGCTGCGCGTCGAGGACCCCCTGGGCCGCATCCGCAGCCTGATGGACGAGCGTGAGGGTGTGTACCGCCAGGGCACCATCCACGTTCACAGCGACGGGCGGCCCTCCGAGGAGATCGTGGAGGAGATCATCGAGCGACTGTGGGCGTGGTCCGACGCCTACCACGCCTGGACCGAGCGCCCCGAGGCCGAGGCCGTGAGCGACCGTGCGGCAGATTGA
- the aroC gene encoding chorismate synthase, which translates to MRYLTAGESHGPQLTAIIEGVPSGLPLGKGDIDPWLRRRQGGYGRGRRMVIETDEAAILSGVRAGRTTGAPITLAIENKDHRNWTEIMSPEPGGEPRKKALTDARPGHADLTGGIKYRHKDLRDVLERASARETAARVAVGSVTLKLLSELGVQGANYVASLAGIETRQAFSWDALDAIEDSDLRTPDADAAQQMRERIDAAKKDGDTLGGILEVRFRGLPVGLGSFVHWDRKLDGRIAQACLSVQAMKGVEVGRAFDNALKAGSGVHDAIHYREGTYARDTNGAGGLEAGMTNGEELVVRVAMKPIATLMKPLPTVNVVSHEASDAARERSDTTAVPAAGVILQCVIGWVLADAVLEKFGGDTLAEVQERVSAARAYAQTY; encoded by the coding sequence ATGAGGTATCTGACCGCCGGGGAATCACACGGGCCGCAGCTGACGGCCATCATCGAGGGGGTGCCGTCGGGTCTGCCGCTGGGCAAGGGCGACATCGATCCGTGGCTGCGGCGGCGGCAGGGCGGTTACGGACGCGGGCGGCGCATGGTCATCGAGACCGACGAGGCGGCCATCCTCAGCGGCGTGCGGGCAGGCCGGACCACGGGTGCGCCCATCACGCTGGCCATCGAGAACAAGGACCACCGCAACTGGACCGAGATCATGTCGCCCGAGCCGGGGGGCGAGCCGCGCAAGAAGGCCCTGACCGACGCCCGCCCCGGCCACGCCGATCTCACCGGCGGCATCAAGTACCGCCACAAGGACCTGCGCGACGTGCTGGAACGCGCCAGCGCCCGCGAGACGGCCGCGCGGGTGGCGGTCGGCAGCGTGACCCTCAAGCTGCTCTCGGAACTGGGCGTGCAGGGCGCGAACTACGTGGCGAGCCTGGCCGGCATCGAGACCCGGCAGGCCTTCAGCTGGGACGCCCTGGACGCCATTGAGGACAGCGATCTGCGCACACCCGACGCCGACGCCGCGCAGCAGATGCGCGAGCGCATCGACGCGGCCAAGAAGGACGGCGACACGCTGGGCGGCATCCTGGAGGTGCGCTTCCGGGGGCTGCCGGTGGGCCTGGGCAGCTTCGTCCACTGGGACCGCAAACTCGACGGACGCATTGCCCAGGCGTGCCTGAGCGTGCAGGCCATGAAGGGCGTGGAGGTCGGACGGGCCTTCGACAATGCCCTGAAGGCCGGCAGCGGCGTCCACGACGCCATTCATTACCGGGAGGGCACCTACGCCCGCGACACCAACGGCGCGGGCGGGCTGGAGGCCGGCATGACCAACGGCGAGGAACTGGTCGTGCGGGTCGCCATGAAGCCGATTGCCACGCTGATGAAACCGCTGCCCACTGTGAATGTCGTGTCTCACGAGGCCTCCGACGCGGCCCGTGAGCGCAGCGACACCACCGCCGTGCCCGCCGCCGGGGTGATTCTGCAGTGCGTGATCGGCTGGGTGCTCGCCGACGCGGTCCTGGAAAAGTTCGGCGGCGATACCCTGGCCGAGGTGCAGGAGCGCGTATCGGCGGCCCGCGCCTACGCCCAGACCTACTGA
- a CDS encoding secretin N-terminal domain-containing protein, producing the protein MINRFALLLTAALGMAAAQTAPAPTSPLSLPSSARIADPQLSGSAVTFEVRRTGSDLASMLIALAMSAGYEIIIEPSVDAVLKANSVSVMPPGTPAAATDASNIVGYSFKNKPFNEVWPLVLDIYGLSYESLSIGSKPVLRVGIKPIQKIVRLPSALSAAATERQLKLSFGSLKQITSSQTNAAGPQASASTTEATQEEIILDSPTMRIVAEPTSNSIIIRGTNQEVAQVERLLSQIIAAQNNGQASPVTAVQPPQIVQRVYTVKGQQDDISAVFKAQYPELRITPVGTTGQLILSGTQTQIDAALALVAQVDRAAPVAAGAQTVQRVFTLINASAEEVKATLEGTLARDLTPATPNLANVPVNATDANGNAVTVTVPTTKTSAGQTDAAAQKATPAATTPDGATIIADVRTNSLIVRGTQTQVEQIAELVPQLDRVVPQINVQVRIQEINETAARSLGVDWKLGFGGFNVSLGGGGLAASFDPTRSLVGFNLGPTLNALESQGMSKSVYDGSVTMQSGQRSLGGGGNTQNASSAAAASIKSGGRLELNIPSSAGNIEKQIDYGVNLDFFSPQVAPDGSITLRVRGQVNSLTSPIPETGLPNVLQFTNSEAQSLITFKSGQTVLLSGLLSTKESNTKAGTPFLSSLPVIGAAFGKQSTNRTQSQLLVVITGTIVQ; encoded by the coding sequence ATGATTAACCGATTCGCACTCCTGCTGACCGCCGCGCTCGGCATGGCCGCCGCGCAGACCGCTCCCGCCCCCACGTCCCCCCTGTCGCTGCCCTCCAGCGCCCGCATCGCCGATCCCCAGCTGTCGGGGTCCGCCGTCACCTTCGAGGTCCGGCGCACGGGCAGCGACCTCGCCTCCATGCTGATTGCCCTGGCGATGAGCGCGGGCTACGAGATCATCATCGAGCCGTCCGTGGACGCGGTGTTGAAGGCCAACAGCGTCTCGGTCATGCCCCCCGGCACCCCGGCAGCCGCCACCGACGCCAGCAACATCGTGGGCTACTCCTTCAAGAACAAGCCCTTCAATGAGGTCTGGCCCCTGGTGCTCGACATCTATGGCCTGAGCTACGAGTCGCTGTCCATCGGCAGCAAGCCGGTGCTGCGCGTGGGCATCAAGCCTATCCAGAAGATTGTCCGGCTGCCCAGCGCCCTGAGCGCGGCGGCCACCGAGCGTCAGCTCAAGCTGTCCTTTGGCAGTCTGAAGCAGATCACCAGCAGCCAGACCAATGCGGCCGGACCTCAGGCCAGTGCGAGCACCACCGAGGCGACCCAGGAAGAGATCATCCTCGACTCGCCCACCATGCGCATCGTCGCCGAACCCACCTCCAACAGCATCATCATCCGGGGCACCAACCAGGAAGTCGCGCAGGTCGAGCGGCTGCTCTCGCAGATCATCGCGGCCCAAAACAACGGACAGGCTTCCCCCGTCACCGCCGTGCAGCCGCCCCAGATCGTGCAGCGCGTCTACACCGTCAAGGGGCAGCAGGACGACATCAGCGCCGTGTTCAAGGCCCAGTACCCCGAGCTCCGGATCACGCCGGTCGGCACCACCGGTCAGCTGATCCTCTCCGGCACCCAGACCCAGATTGACGCGGCCCTGGCGTTGGTGGCCCAGGTGGACCGCGCCGCACCGGTGGCGGCGGGAGCCCAGACCGTCCAGCGCGTCTTTACCCTGATCAATGCCAGCGCCGAGGAGGTCAAGGCCACCCTGGAAGGCACGCTGGCCCGTGACCTGACGCCCGCCACCCCGAACCTCGCCAACGTGCCGGTCAACGCCACCGACGCCAACGGCAACGCCGTGACCGTGACCGTGCCGACCACCAAGACCAGCGCGGGTCAGACCGACGCGGCCGCCCAGAAGGCGACCCCGGCGGCCACAACCCCGGACGGAGCGACCATCATCGCCGACGTGCGAACCAACTCGCTGATCGTGCGCGGCACCCAGACCCAGGTGGAGCAGATCGCCGAGCTGGTGCCGCAGCTCGACCGGGTCGTTCCGCAGATCAACGTGCAGGTCCGCATTCAGGAGATCAACGAGACGGCGGCGCGCAGCCTGGGCGTGGACTGGAAACTCGGCTTCGGCGGCTTCAATGTCAGCCTGGGCGGCGGCGGGCTGGCGGCCTCCTTCGACCCCACCCGCAGCCTGGTGGGCTTCAACCTGGGGCCGACCCTGAACGCCCTGGAATCTCAGGGCATGTCCAAGAGCGTCTATGACGGCTCGGTAACCATGCAGAGCGGGCAGCGTTCGCTGGGCGGCGGCGGCAACACCCAGAATGCCTCCAGCGCGGCGGCGGCGAGCATCAAGAGCGGCGGACGCCTGGAACTGAACATCCCGTCCAGCGCGGGCAACATTGAAAAGCAGATCGATTACGGCGTGAACCTGGACTTCTTCAGCCCCCAGGTCGCCCCCGACGGCTCGATTACCCTGCGGGTGCGCGGTCAGGTCAACTCCCTGACCAGCCCGATCCCCGAAACGGGACTGCCCAACGTCCTGCAGTTCACCAACAGCGAGGCGCAGAGCCTGATCACCTTCAAAAGCGGTCAGACGGTGCTCCTGAGCGGGCTGCTCAGCACCAAGGAAAGCAACACCAAGGCAGGCACGCCCTTCCTGAGCAGCCTCCCGGTGATCGGCGCAGCCTTCGGAAAACAGAGCACCAACCGCACACAGTCCCAACTGCTGGTGGTCATCACGGGGACCATCGTTCAGTAA
- a CDS encoding type 4a pilus biogenesis protein PilO, with protein sequence MLAVCFLVLVLWYVLRFQPRQQQIADLSGQLEPLQTQAIKLRSNVAQVPALRENVAQLRVTQQEFLTALPSTANFGSVLDGLRQTTAATGATMNNFTVQGGQADGLPGGVRPIGLNLGISGKFSQLFETLRTLETAGRFTTVSSVAFQLPTATSFNPDLEGTLGLTVYTFDPAQAASAPAGETSAPSAPSAPPAPASTPGGVQ encoded by the coding sequence GTGCTCGCGGTGTGCTTTCTGGTGCTCGTGCTGTGGTATGTCCTGCGTTTCCAGCCCCGGCAGCAGCAGATCGCAGATCTGAGCGGCCAGCTGGAACCGCTGCAGACCCAGGCCATCAAACTGCGCTCCAACGTGGCCCAGGTGCCGGCCCTGCGCGAGAACGTGGCCCAGCTGCGCGTCACCCAGCAGGAATTTCTCACTGCGTTGCCCAGCACCGCCAATTTCGGCTCCGTCCTCGACGGTTTGCGCCAGACCACGGCGGCCACCGGCGCGACCATGAACAACTTCACCGTGCAGGGCGGTCAGGCAGACGGGCTTCCCGGCGGCGTCCGGCCCATCGGGCTGAACCTGGGCATCAGCGGAAAGTTCTCGCAGCTGTTCGAGACGCTGCGGACGCTGGAGACTGCCGGGCGCTTTACCACCGTGAGCAGCGTGGCGTTTCAGCTGCCCACCGCGACCAGCTTCAATCCTGATCTGGAGGGCACGCTGGGCCTGACGGTCTACACCTTCGACCCGGCGCAGGCGGCCAGCGCGCCCGCCGGCGAGACGTCCGCCCCCAGTGCCCCGAGCGCCCCCCCCGCCCCGGCCAGCACGCCAGGAGGAGTCCAGTGA
- a CDS encoding fimbrial assembly protein, whose protein sequence is MIEINLLPAQYRVRSEPSVWRFAAYALVPLTAAAILIPEVITATRVGDLTRQIDALNGEITALGPAEREFRALMAEKNQLEQVTGVAEQLRATKTYWTNDLAAFTARLPNDSSVAVQTMSIHNINADNLGTLQQGGIYVGKNVTREVELTGSARNQQAVVNLLRTFETDPNFGVNFRSLQNDKDKGLYTFSATVGIVGAAAQDAAAPTDPAAAPAAAPAAPAATQGAGRAN, encoded by the coding sequence GTGATTGAGATCAACCTGCTGCCCGCGCAGTACCGCGTGCGCTCCGAACCCAGCGTGTGGCGTTTCGCCGCCTACGCCCTGGTTCCGCTGACCGCCGCGGCCATCCTGATTCCGGAAGTGATCACCGCCACCCGTGTGGGCGACCTGACGCGCCAGATCGACGCCCTGAACGGCGAGATCACCGCCCTGGGCCCGGCCGAAAGAGAGTTCCGGGCCCTGATGGCGGAGAAGAATCAGCTCGAGCAGGTGACCGGGGTGGCCGAACAGCTGCGCGCAACCAAGACCTACTGGACCAATGACCTGGCCGCCTTCACGGCCCGGCTGCCCAACGACAGCAGCGTGGCGGTCCAGACCATGAGCATTCACAACATCAACGCCGACAACCTGGGCACCCTGCAACAGGGCGGCATCTACGTGGGCAAGAACGTCACCCGCGAGGTCGAGCTGACCGGCTCGGCGCGCAACCAGCAGGCGGTGGTCAACCTGCTGAGGACCTTCGAGACCGACCCCAATTTCGGCGTGAACTTCCGCTCGCTGCAAAACGACAAGGACAAGGGGCTGTACACCTTCTCGGCCACCGTGGGCATCGTCGGCGCGGCGGCTCAGGATGCCGCTGCCCCGACAGACCCAGCGGCAGCTCCGGCGGCGGCCCCTGCCGCCCCGGCCGCCACCCAAGGAGCGGGCCGTGCCAACTAA
- the pilM gene encoding type IV pilus assembly protein PilM, translating to MSSFIQRLVNPRPTALGVEIGTSAIKVVVLKAGAPPSLQHAVMTPTPVGSMRDGMVIEPQAVATALKGLLAEHRITTRYAVTAVPNQSAVTRNIMVPKMDRKDLQEAIKWEAERYIPYPIDDVSMDFDLLDDPATIPEDGQMEVVIAAAPTEAVARQIEVLRLAGLEPTVIDLKSFSALRALRGNLLGEHLNKTTLSGINYTEADEVALTMEIGASSSVINLVRGERVLMTRNINVAADDFTTALQKAFDLDFNAAEDVKMGYATATTPTEDEEDLLNFDMAREQYSPARVFEVVRPVLGDLITEIRRSLEFYRVQSGDVVIDRTFLSGGGAKLRGLAAAISDALGFRVEIASPWLSVQTDQANVDTGYLQVNAPEFTVPLGLALRGVSGRD from the coding sequence ATGTCGAGTTTTATTCAACGCTTAGTCAATCCGCGGCCCACCGCGCTGGGTGTGGAGATCGGCACCAGCGCCATCAAGGTGGTGGTGCTGAAGGCCGGCGCGCCGCCGTCACTGCAACACGCCGTGATGACCCCCACACCCGTCGGCAGCATGCGCGACGGCATGGTGATCGAGCCGCAGGCCGTCGCCACCGCGCTCAAGGGCCTGCTCGCCGAGCACCGCATCACCACCCGCTACGCCGTCACCGCCGTGCCCAATCAGTCGGCCGTGACGCGCAACATCATGGTGCCCAAGATGGACCGCAAGGACCTTCAGGAGGCCATCAAGTGGGAGGCCGAGCGCTACATTCCGTACCCCATTGATGACGTGAGCATGGACTTCGACCTGCTCGACGACCCCGCCACCATCCCCGAGGACGGCCAGATGGAGGTCGTGATCGCCGCTGCCCCCACCGAAGCGGTGGCCCGGCAGATCGAGGTGCTGCGGCTCGCGGGCCTGGAACCCACGGTGATCGACCTCAAGAGCTTCTCGGCGCTGCGGGCCCTGCGCGGCAACCTGCTGGGCGAGCACCTCAACAAGACCACCCTGTCGGGCATCAACTACACCGAGGCCGACGAGGTGGCGCTGACCATGGAGATCGGCGCGAGCAGCTCGGTGATCAATCTGGTGCGCGGCGAACGGGTTCTGATGACCCGCAACATCAACGTGGCGGCCGACGACTTCACCACCGCGCTGCAAAAAGCCTTCGATCTGGACTTCAACGCCGCCGAGGACGTCAAGATGGGCTACGCCACGGCGACCACCCCCACCGAGGACGAGGAGGACCTGCTCAACTTCGACATGGCGCGCGAGCAGTACAGTCCGGCGCGGGTCTTCGAGGTTGTGCGGCCCGTGCTGGGAGACCTGATCACCGAGATCCGCCGGTCGCTGGAGTTCTACCGCGTGCAGAGCGGCGACGTGGTGATTGACCGGACCTTTCTTTCCGGCGGCGGGGCCAAGCTGCGCGGCCTGGCGGCGGCCATCAGCGACGCACTGGGCTTCCGGGTCGAGATCGCCAGCCCGTGGCTGAGCGTGCAGACCGATCAGGCCAACGTGGATACCGGCTACCTGCAGGTCAATGCGCCGGAGTTCACGGTGCCGCTGGGGCTGGCGCTGCGGGGGGTGAGCGGCCGTGATTGA
- the murF gene encoding UDP-N-acetylmuramoyl-tripeptide--D-alanyl-D-alanine ligase, whose protein sequence is MPDPHAALPFSAAVHPQARPAARLTWDSREASPKVAFVALPGEKMHGNRFVEAALEAGAPFVLTDLDVPRAVRVDDAQAALFAWARAERARNPLVVGITGSAGKTTAKAYAAAALGAHFMPVYNTPPAIACFLIEYGASPRPLVVEMGIDRLGEMAELVDLVRPDVGVVTSIGPAHLEQLGSIENIAREKGVLLERVRGLVGAQAAPFYADRPGVESYGFGNVTHAGQELSITPQGVTFTFGGQTVSLPLAARVQAEAAVLGLVLAQRAGLNVAEAAGRLGEVSVPGGRYRVHGGRFTVIDDAYNASPVAVSAALNALHALPGRRISVLGRMLELGETERELHAAVGREARACADLTFGVGAFAAELGERAHASVPELLTDLLSEVRDGDVVLVKASRGISWTPERRAQEGVGLDVVVDALLRHRDADGRPG, encoded by the coding sequence ATGCCTGATCCCCACGCCGCCCTGCCCTTTTCCGCCGCCGTTCACCCGCAGGCCCGGCCTGCCGCCCGCCTGACCTGGGACTCGCGCGAGGCCTCTCCCAAGGTGGCCTTTGTGGCATTGCCCGGCGAGAAGATGCACGGCAACCGCTTCGTGGAGGCGGCGCTGGAGGCGGGCGCTCCCTTTGTACTCACCGATCTGGACGTGCCGCGCGCCGTGCGGGTGGACGACGCGCAGGCCGCCCTGTTCGCCTGGGCACGGGCCGAGCGGGCCCGGAATCCCCTGGTCGTGGGCATCACCGGCAGTGCGGGCAAGACGACCGCCAAGGCCTATGCGGCGGCGGCGCTGGGCGCCCACTTCATGCCGGTGTACAACACGCCACCCGCCATCGCGTGCTTTCTGATCGAGTACGGAGCCTCGCCCCGGCCGCTGGTGGTCGAGATGGGCATCGACCGCCTGGGCGAGATGGCTGAACTGGTGGATCTGGTGCGCCCGGACGTGGGGGTGGTCACGAGCATCGGTCCCGCGCATCTGGAACAGCTGGGCAGCATAGAGAACATCGCCCGCGAGAAGGGCGTCCTGCTGGAGAGAGTGCGCGGGCTGGTGGGGGCACAGGCCGCGCCGTTCTACGCTGACCGTCCAGGGGTCGAGAGCTATGGATTCGGGAATGTGACGCACGCAGGCCAGGAACTGAGCATCACTCCACAGGGCGTCACCTTCACCTTCGGCGGCCAGACGGTGAGCCTTCCCCTGGCCGCCCGCGTCCAGGCTGAGGCTGCCGTCCTGGGGCTGGTGCTGGCACAGCGAGCGGGGCTGAACGTGGCAGAGGCGGCCGGAAGACTGGGCGAGGTCAGCGTCCCGGGCGGGCGCTACCGCGTGCACGGAGGCCGCTTCACCGTGATTGACGATGCCTACAACGCCTCACCGGTGGCCGTCAGCGCCGCACTGAACGCCCTGCATGCCCTGCCCGGCCGCCGCATCAGCGTACTGGGGCGCATGCTGGAACTCGGCGAGACCGAGCGCGAGTTGCACGCGGCCGTGGGCCGGGAAGCGCGGGCGTGTGCCGATCTGACCTTCGGCGTGGGGGCCTTTGCCGCCGAACTGGGGGAACGGGCCCATGCCAGCGTGCCCGAGTTGCTGACCGATCTGCTCAGCGAGGTCCGGGACGGCGACGTGGTGCTCGTCAAGGCCAGCCGGGGCATCTCCTGGACCCCCGAGCGGCGGGCCCAGGAGGGCGTGGGGCTGGATGTGGTGGTGGACGCCCTGCTGCGCCATCGGGATGCGGACGGGAGGCCCGGCTGA